Within Pygocentrus nattereri isolate fPygNat1 chromosome 17, fPygNat1.pri, whole genome shotgun sequence, the genomic segment cgagttgatgcattgtgcagtgtatggtctgagcattgacaggctgacctcccacttcttcaacctctgcagcaatactggcagcactcatgcgacttttttaagccaacctctggatatacgctgaacacgtggactcagcTTCTTCAGTTGACCCGttgaggcctgttctgagtggaacctgtcctggaaaaccgctgtatgacttTGGCCACCGTGCTTTAGcgcagtttcagggtgttatcaatcttcttatagcctaggccatctttgtggagagcaacaagtctatttctcacatcctcataGAGTTCTTTGCCATAAGGTGctatgttgaatatccagtggccagtgtgAGAGAATTGTACCTAAAACACCAGCTTTaccagccctgctccccattaacacctggaaccttgtaattctacaacgacacaattgggcataattgggcacaatttggacatttgGTTCattgtgaggtgtactcacttgtgttggcagctatttagacattaatggctgtgtgttgagttattttcagaagagAGTAAACGTAtaatgttgtcccatgaaaagatgcAATAAAACGCAGAAatatgaggggtgtactcacttctGTGAGatactatatattttataacattatacTTTACTGCATAGTGAGGTTGTTATATGACTCAGCACTAGCTGCAGGACATTCTGATAGATTTTTACAATCAGAGCAATAATTACTCTATATGTACTGTATGGAGTACTGATCTCACTATAAAATTACTATatctaatttctctctctctctctctctttctctctctctctctctcttaggaGTATGGTGTACTCAGGCCTTAGAGGTGTCAGTGGGAAAGGTTCACTTTGTTGAGGTGATGAATGGTAGCTCTGTGCTTTTACCCTGTACCTACTCCAGCTGCATTGGCATCAAGAACCTGTACTTCAACTGGCATTACAATGACAATGGCACGATGGTGAAGGTAAAATATtcatcattttcacacaattttGGGTCAGACCACCCTCAAAGTGTCACCCATATTACACTGAAGTTATTATATAAATAGTGAATAATGAAATTAAGACAGAAAATTTTTTTAGGTATACATAAGGCTTATCACTGAGACCACTGCTCTAAGATCAAAATTATATATAGACCAGCTTTGCCTTTTACTGTTCGGGTGGTCTTTCACATCATGTTTGATAATGGCATGGAACCCTGGGTTTGAAAACAAAGTAAAGTACaagtaaaattacttttatgTCTTATGAACAGATGATCAAAGAAAGTATCCAATGGATGAAATTAGGGTTGGTCTCAAATGTAATTCTTAACTTAATGTAATTCATTCTTTGAGTTCAAattttatgaacattttgaaCACTGAAAATTCAAACCAAATGGCAATTCATAGTGCTTTTCCATATGTTAGTAATGCATTTCTCTCCTCAGCTTTGTGAAGCAGTGATTCCAGCTGAGGGTGTGGAGCCCCATGTGAAGATCTACCACGATCGGCTGGAGTTTGTGGGCTCCAGTAAGGACAGTAATATCTCCGTCCTGCTGTGGAACGTCACCTTTGAGGATGAGGGCGAATATATCTGCTTTGCCCGCAACCCCAAAGAGAAGGACCGAAACCATAGTGCTGTGTTCACCCTCATCGTAGTGGATCAGTGTGAGTCCTGTTTCTACACCTGATTGTGAAATGAGAATTAACCGAATATTTTAATCAAAAACCAAGTGTGAAATCAACTGCAACTAGTGTCAAAACAAATGTTAGTGAAATTCCTTTTTAACATGGTCAAGCTATTCCTTTAAGCCTAGCCTAAACTACTCTGTGCATGATGATTGTTCAAGCTTGTGTCACAAGCTGAAGTTATGATGACCATCCCACATTTATAGTGcgacaaaacagaaaattgaTAGTCACTTCTGgtgtaaacaaaacaatgtaatgTTTATACACATTGTTAAATGAACTGGTCGAAAGGCTGGAAATATAATAGAATAttagtaaaaaaatatataacaatataacaaagtatcagtAGTTTGTTTATATCACTTATTTTCTCACTTAAGATTAGTTGAACGCTATTGCAATGTGATTAATGTGCTGAATGTTAATATAGCTTATAAAAAGAATTTACTGTGGGTTACAGCTAATAACTAACACCCCTGCCTCatcccacaaaaaaaaaaaaagttttgctttTACTCTGACTGAACAGTCTAGATCTGGTCATCCTAGCTCAAGCTTGACCAAATGTCGAAttgaaaaattttattttatcttttaaaacaaaatatagtCTATAAAACATTATTGAGTAAACCTCTTCTTTTCCTCTCATTTGTGATCAGTAAAGGAAGTGGACAACACACTGACTATCATCATTATGTCCGTGGTCGGGGGCCTAATCGGTTTGATCATTATAGTTATGGTCATAAAGGCAATAGTTGTGCACTTTCTCAACAAGGCTCAAGAGAAGAAGTAAGTCAGACTGATATTTTTCTCTATTTCAAACTGACTCTAACACATGCTGTATTCTGAATTGCCCTTTCCCTACAAACATTAATTGCGTTACTGAGACTGCAAGGTTTTTTAGTCCATCATATCCTACATCAAGAGCGAAAGTACTGTTTCGGGCTGGAATGTTTGTGATATCTTGGGCAAGTACACGTCAGTTTCAGAGAATGAGGAgaaataaagaaccctttgtgtcTGGAGAGAAAAACGTCCTGTCATAAATAGTGAGAAGAGATCAGGCCTGAACGCTGAATGACTTTCTCACCATTTCCCTGTTCACTATCGGCAACAGCTTGTGCCATGCCGTTCAAAAAGGACATAAGTAAATATTTCATTCTAACCAATCAAGGACCTATTTATTTGAGAactcaaaatattgacaaatTGAAGATGgactttattattatgatgattgTGATTAGTTTGTATGAGAAAAAGCAAGGAAGGGGGAATCCTTGTCATCAAAGAAGTGAAAACatcacactgtacactgttagaaataaaggtactacgCAGgttacatgattcattcatcaaggtacaaacaatgtaaacgttccctcaaaggcacaacagtggttttaaggtccaattgtgtaacTTACATAAGTATTTCCCAatggaaaagtagacatttttatctttttatgaactatttttttaaaaacagaaccatttaataaaaagcctggcgaTGAGactgggtgtgtggagtcaatacatcttagaaaatatcatttcaaggtactgagatgtaccccgagggtaccaccacagtgacgaaaagggtactgccccagtgacagtgtcgtacctttttttctgagagtgtaggttCTATTCTATTACACACTTGGAAAGGGACACACTGCACCTTTTATAAAGCACACGCAACCTTTTCAGGTATAGGCTGCAAAGTTTTATGGTTCTAGCTTGAAAGCTGTAGGAGGAATTTTTGATGTTTGCCCTCACCTCAAACTTAATAGAGAAGAGAGTTGTGTGGGCAAGACACACAGTGCAATGGAGAAAAATAGCAAGATGGCAGGCAGAACAATGTGTTACATACTGTTAACTcgttaaatgaaaaaaaaaaacattttaaggaaGCCAAGTTACCTCcgttttaaattaaacaaataataataagctgAGGTGtatacagaaatatttttaatcagttaaatcaatattttatatttaactaaTAAGTTAGCATCTAAAATATTTTATCTATGTTTTTTACACATTTCTCTGGTATCGGATGTTTCTGTTATCACATTTGAGAGGAGATGTGTAGAAGACatcagaggaagagagaggaagtgtGCATAAtgccacttttttattttctgttacattttgtttataagACATGCCAATCAACATTGCTGAATCCATCTATATTTTATTGGTGTATCAATCctcacattaaataaaaagtagCAACTGCACATTTAAcatgttcatttaaaatatctGGGGTATAATATGATATGATTGGGGCAatcgtgagctggaggttagggaactggccctgtgaccagaaggttgccggttcgatccccagggccgacagtccatgactgaggtgtccttgagcaagacacctaacccccaactgctccccaggcgccgtggatagggctgcccaccactccgggcaagtgtgctcactgtctcctagtgtgtgtcttcactagtgtgtatgtggtgtttcacttcatggatgggttaaatgtggaggtggaatttccccatttgtgggatcaaaaaagtatcacttaatcttaacttaATATGCCAAAACAATACAACAGTGAATTTGGTCAAGCCCTGGAATCTTTACATATTCAATGACCTTTGTTTAAGTGCCTTCATTCCTCCACAATGTACAAATTATCACTCTGTTTCTCACACCCTTGTGTTCTTCCTCTGCCCTTTACAGTAAAGAGTGCCTTGTGAGCTCTTCAGGGAATGACAACACAGAAAATGGCCTTTCGGGTTCCAAAGCAGACAACAAAGCATCACCAAAGGCATGAATTTAAGTATGCGAATGTGTGTAAATCagcaaatgtatatatgtacacttGCATAATGACTATATAGTGAGAAAGCTATAACAATGGActgttttatctttatcttatggcaaaatagaaaatgtgaaaatattcatatatattttagACTGTGCTTAAAAGTTGAAGCATATAATGCTTGGGCTGGATCGCACACCTTTTGCCAACGCTTGAATCAAAAagcattttgaagaaaaaaattgtCTTAGTGAGTTCTTTAGAATTAATGCTGTTTTGCTTCCAAGCCACTGCTCAAGCATGTGTTGTACTCTGCTCAGATCTGTTTGTGACACACAAATAACTTACACTGCCATTGATAATAAACTGCCACACTACTTCATTAATCAGCACAAGAACAAGATGTTCaagacaaacatttaaaaagcactaaAACAGCATTCCAAGTACTTTTAAGCCAGGATCACTCTTCAAAGACAAAACACAGCCAAACTTTTTCTgaccaaaaaaatatatataaataaacaaataatgataataataataataattgatatGTAAATTTACACAAAGTCAACAGTGCCTCTTAGATTGGATGTTTACCACACATTCACGCAGCTAAAGCATGTGGCCCAAGTGTCACTCACCCTTACTGGTCTGCATGTGTGGATCAAGCAGTGAAGAGCAACATGAGTACACTACATATGACTTGTCAAATAAGTTGTACTAAGGATACAAAGGGGAATAATGTTGATGGAATTTGTGAGAGATCTGAGCTGTCTGAGCTACAAAGGGAGATCCAGCCCAGCTCTGTTTTGTTAtttcttcttcgtcttcttttatcctttcttttattctttttttttgctttagaacaggggtgtcaaacACAAGTCCAGGAGGTCCATTGCACTGCAGTGCAAGACATTTTCCTTGCTCTAACATGCTTGCTTCAGCTCATGAAGGGCTATTCATGCATCGCCTACAATTGCATTCTTTCTTAGCCACAAGTCACAAGGTTGAATCTGTTTTACAAAACATGGTTAAAAATACCATTTAACCTAATGAGacagtgagtgcgtttacatgcacctaATAATCCGATTGCTGCAGataatcagattttgtcagtaatttgatcaacacgtttatatgctcttgagtaatcaaataacgggaaactctgggtctacatgagtcatcagatttctactttgcaaccagccaataaactcacagaaataGATGTGACGCCATCTGTTCCCGTGCATGCGTAGACTTAGAAATCCGATAGAAATCGGAGTGCGAGTTTACACGCACTGACAAAtatgattactgagctaaaattctGCTCTCTTAATCGGATTTATAGATTGGAGtctggtgtttacatgaccatgtcaataatcggataactgcagaaatccatatatgatcggattattgagtgtatGTATCATTGTGGATACTCATTGTTGTGCAGGTTGTTTAGTGTCAACTGATAACACTGactttccagtttaaaatgctttcCTTTCAAGCTGGTTGGTGTAGCATGGATATGTGAGGAGTTGAAATAGATGTGTTAGAGCTGGGAAATGACTAAACTGAATTAGTATCATGGCCTTCCAAGACAGTTGGGTTTAGCATCCTTGTTTAGATGAAACACAGGTGCCTGCAAATGCTTCAAACTCCCTTTGCTTCTAGGGAGCTTTCTAACTGCTATGAAAAAGAGCTTCCTATAAAAAAAATCCCCTTAGTATAGTGAGACAATCCCAAAAAAATACAGTACCCTGCAGAAAATGAATGATCCTTACTGATGCTGCTTTTAACAAGTTAACCAATGCATTTTTAacgcagaaaaaaaaaaagcatgtggaTGATTTTATACATGTACTGTTCAATGCTCACTTCTCACCACACTTGCTCAGAAGATGGCTAGGTCATAGATAATTGTTATTTGCAATGTCAAAACCCCTGTTGTTTCTCAGTCATGGTCTCGGTGTGCCCCTGCAAAACactgtttagtgttttcctTGGCCTAAAACATCCTTGTAAAGCCAGGAAGTCTTTTAATTAACTGAGCTTGTTAACTAACTGAAAGTTATATATGTTGGAGAAAggataatatttaaaaagtgtacTGCAGGGGATACTAAAGAACCAGGGCGAGTATAAAAATGTTAGAAACTGTTATGCCTTCCAGGCATCATGATGCCGGTGACCCCCTTGACCCACTGTTGTTTGTTGTATTTCCGCATTCTCATTCTGTATTTCCTCAATCCTGAATAGGATTTCTGACCAAAATGCGGACACAAAAATGATACCTAAAATCTATGACCCTCTTTACACCTGGTCATTTCATGCATCTTCTCTGTCAGGACGATAATCAGACAGACGttatatatacttttatattatatatcttttttttttttaatgtatttttaccaTGTTGTACAAAAGTAGAGGGGAGCCATCTTAAATAGTGAGTCCCACACACCCcagcacatatatacacacaacaaCCTCTACAAATAAGCCTAACTTTTAAACAACAACTAAAAAGGCTAAGCTAGCAATGCTATTAGTTATTAGCATTGATAAGCAATGATTCATTGGCAGTCCTAACTTTTAATCTCCCTCATTATTATCGTTAAGTCTAACATCCTGCTGCCTCTTTTTTGTTATCAAGATTATTTGTTAAAAAGAATTTCTGAGACAGgagcaaaaaaaaccccacaaaaacATGATGTTGGTGCACTGCAAGTCACCCTACCAAGCCTTTTAAaatttgtgaggttagacactgatgttggacgagaaggcctggctcacagtctccactctaattcatcccagaggtgttcgggttgaggtcaggactccagGGTCCAGTCaaatttttccacaccaaattcgctcatccatgtctttgtgcacttgctttgtgcactggtgcacagttatgttggaacaggaagcggccgtccccaaactgttcccacaaagttaggagcatgaaattgtccaaaatctcttgttcTGCAGAACCATTAAGAGttcatttcactggaactaaggggccgagcccaactcctgaaatacAGCCCCATACCATAATcctcctcctccaaactttacacttggcacaatgcaatcagacaagtaccgtctcctggcaaccaccaaacccagactcttccatcggattgccagacggagaagtgtgattcgtcactccagagaacacgtctccactgctctagagtccagtggcggcgctttacaccactgcattcaatgctttgcattgcgcttggtgatgtaaggcttggatgcagctgcttggccatagaaacccattccatgaagctctctacgctgttcttgagctaatctgaaggctaaTGAagcttggaggtctgtagcgattgactctgcagaaagttggcgacctctgcgcactatgcccctcagcatccgctgaccctgctctgtcattttacgtggccgaccacttcgtggctgtcgttcccaatcgcttccactttgttatagtcccactgacagtggctgaggaatatttagtagtgaggacatcacgctggaattcactgagctcctgagagcgactcattctgcaggcctaggtggccatggaagtgactagaaaacctgaattcaatgatttgaataaTTGAATGATTTGAATGAATTcaatggatgggtgagtgaatacaaTATAGTCTGTGCCATTACACAGACAGCGGAATTCTAGAACATTAGGGTCTTTTTTCTACTATTTGCCTTTACTTTTAGTcacaaaaaacataaacagaCTAGGAATAACACAGAGTTTTGTTGTGAGTTGTGCTGATTTGTATATTGCATTCTCTACAGCAAGCATATTTCAGGATGTCGCACTTTGCATTTGACAATAAGTGTAATGTGCATGTGGTTAAAATCTTATCAGTATATGATCCAGATACAAGTTCCATGAAATGACCATGCGTTAATGGGGTCTAAGTGAAGTGGCAGGCCAATAAATATATTGTACACCGCCACAAAATTCTTACTAGCCTAAATTCATCACAAGCTTCTCTTTATAAAAATTCCCAAACAAACCAACCTTTACTAGACCTCTTCATTTTAGTgccaaacaagcaaaatgatggTGGCTTATACGTTGCTAGTTATCATTTCAGAAACAAAGATACTATAGGAACCACCTGTGATCCCTAATGTATCAAGTGACATAAATGGACAAGGGCTTGTTATGTGATCCCATGGTAATAGTGTTAACTGACAAGGTCTAGATCCTTATTATGCTTGTGAGCATAATGGTTGACTTAGTCTTTGAGGCCCAAGTGACAAGTTCCTTAAATGTGCAGTTCTGTGCACTTTTCAGAGTGTAGCCTTTGATTTATGTTGCTCCATGCTAGCTGTGAGTCAGCAGAAAATCCTTAAACCATCCTTCCATTCAAGTTCATGCTGCCATATGAAATTACAAATATACCTCTTTGCTACCACTGAGAGTATGAACTATCAAGTTACAATCAAATTGATGAATGTCACTTTGTAATAGCAATGAAACCCTCTAGTTTTCTCACTGTATTCCAAAAGCATATCGCAAAGGTAGCAGAGGGTAATTTGGGGCACTTTACTCATGTAAATATAAGTTATGTTACACAGAATGTTATTATAGGCTATATGAAATGTAGGAAGTAAGAAGCAATGTTTGCTGCAGTGTAGGACATGATGAATGTCACATGGAATGACTTCAATGAAACTGAAATTAAGGCACAAACATCATAACAAGAGACTTCCTTAATCTCACAGTATCATActaataatctctctctctctctctctctctctctcacacacacacatcctccaTCTGTACCAAGTGCACACACTTAACAGTCTTCCATTACACTTCAGAATTCAGGGGCTCTGGCGGTCTCAGTTGTTTGAGATGCTTTAGACAGAGCGGTTTTAAATcctttttcattcttcattGTCTTTGTTTGTTATTGAATTGAAGTCGAGTGGGTTTGGCTTTCTGTTTAGAAGAAAGTATGCCATAGATATCTGATTTACCTCATGTCTTATAAAATGACAGCAATAACTGCAGATTCTTACATTCTTTGTAGAATGCAGACCCTACAATACATCCAGTTGTTTGTGCGGAATGGTTTTGACATTTGCTGTAAGGGTTTGGTGCCGTTCTGTCCGCCAAATGCACTGATGTACAAATTTTTTGTATTGATGTGGTTGGTGTTAACTGTCCCTGCTGTTGTTGATGTCCTCAGAAATTGTTATTACCTATAGCGAAACTTCAGAACCGCTGTGTTTTCGTTTTCATGAACACCTTTATGATCTCTGTTGTTACACAACACATGTATGTCAGAACTTTATGTAATGTGACATGAAGAAATGGCAAAGTCAATGAATGAAAGGTTTAGATCAGCAAATTTGAATGCCAGAAATAGAAATGTAGAAGTCAGTAGTAGAGACTGTCCATCTTCATAGCTAAGCCTTTTATTGTTGTTGATCCTcttgtcattattttatttgcttaaGCATGCATAGGCTTTTAATATATGATACCGCATACTACATGAATACTTTCTACAATTAATTGCTTAAGCATGCCTTAGCAAAAATAGGCTTAGTGTAACTTCATTATGTGATAAAGTTCATATAAGTGAATGATAagatgattttcttttttccagaaaagcaatacagttaaaaaaaatggtgCCTGCATGTCTCAAACCCATGCCTATGTATTCTGGAGAATTCATATGGTCTTTTAACTGAAAGCATCTTTTAATGACTTATTcgttgtttttattcatttctcgCAACTCCATTGCTCCAACTCTGTGTTGTTCTttcatgtgaaaaactgaaCGTAATTCCACAGCCCCCCAGTCACCCAACCCCTTTGGTTGAACTCGACGCCTGCTGTCTGGTGTGGTGTAGCCAGAGAGTTTCTAGTGAAGAGAACTGCCACTCTGTAATGCCTTCACGGTCAGTCAgatgctagagggcgctcctgagacCTAAATGAATGAGTTTCAATAGAACACAATTGTAATGTGTAATTGGTCAACACATTTTATACCGACAAATGCCCTCATCTTCACAGAACAGCATGAAAAGCATAAAAGTATAACTCTGCTGTTATATTTTCTGGTGCTTTTAGTGCTTTTTCAACCGAATGCTGGATTCACATAAATCTAACCAAAACTTCATTAACCAACAGCACCCTGCAGTGTAAAGCATGCGTCCGTCTACCACACGGCACAAATTTTGCTCAGTGAagagataatgaataattaaaagtTGAAATCAGCCAGCggagagaaaaacaacagtTCAAATCAGACGGTGGACAGCAGGGGTCGCTTAGAAGTGTCTGGACAGCTGAGAAAATAAGGTGAAAAGCATAATGACAAATGCCAAAATACAGTGCCGGCGCTCAAAGAATACAAATCCGATTTCACtcataaaatgttttggttttctcATTCTTTGGAGCAGGCCTGTAATCAACCTCCATAGGCCTGCCTGTGGCTACACACCTTAAAGGATGCTTCTACATGAATGGCTAGAAAacgtatttatttgtttatatatttagcCACCCACCTTCCTTCATGCACATTAACTGAGGATTCGCCCGGGGGCGCCCTCTAGTTTTGCAGTCCTTTGTTTTGGAGGGGTGGGGGTTATAATGGGAGGCATAGCAGTGGCCGGCTTCCTCTTAAACTGACTGCGGCGTAGCCATTAGTTTCGAATTATCTGGGCTCTGCTGATTACGCCTGTATTCATGAACTCAACCAGTAGCTCGTATGACCGCGTTCTCTCTGGGCTCAGCTGGCCATGTCTGATTAGGCAGCCTCTGCGCTAGAAGTGCCGCATAACTGCAGCGCATCGTCAGCCTGGCTGGCGCACTTGCTCATTGCACTCCAACGCCTAGAGACATGTAAATAAACCGAACtttctacaaaaaaaataaaaaacaaaaaacacgcAGCCAAACAACGGAATACTCCCACTTATCCCCTGTATATTACACCATTTGTGCAACGTGTACCGTTAGATTCAGCTCACGAAAATGCTTGGCTtacaactgagaaaaaaaaataggctAACGTTATACTTTCCGTTTGTTTTTAGCGTGGTAGAAATTTAGAGCAATGGAAAAGTCATTCGAGGGTAGACATACCTCCTTGGCAAACAAGTAACCAGGCATTACTGTAAGGCTACGTATTTGGAAATGCGTAATAATGAGCTTTCATTTTAAGATCTTCACCAGACGTGATGCGATCCTTTAGTGTTTTCAAACCTCAGCCGACAAAATGATGAGATTAGTGAAACTGGATTTTAC encodes:
- the scn4ba gene encoding sodium channel, voltage-gated, type IV, beta a, whose amino-acid sequence is MDSHGNSGSFLHRWTRSGDAVHAGLVVTLLIGVWCTQALEVSVGKVHFVEVMNGSSVLLPCTYSSCIGIKNLYFNWHYNDNGTMVKLCEAVIPAEGVEPHVKIYHDRLEFVGSSKDSNISVLLWNVTFEDEGEYICFARNPKEKDRNHSAVFTLIVVDQLKEVDNTLTIIIMSVVGGLIGLIIIVMVIKAIVVHFLNKAQEKNKECLVSSSGNDNTENGLSGSKADNKASPKA